From a region of the Triticum aestivum cultivar Chinese Spring chromosome 7D, IWGSC CS RefSeq v2.1, whole genome shotgun sequence genome:
- the LOC123168748 gene encoding phosphatidylinositol 4-kinase gamma 5 has translation MIATVTPFSHSSTVSSAEFERRKRAIPLLSAMSRNLKSPVQTQMGVSALSSSLIGDYPAKTRSEGRAVGWKRVFVQTDTGFVLPVQLDRGDSVHTVKRKLQVALNVPTEESSLTLGDHVLKNDLSSIRNDSPLLLTKTFMHRSSSSPCLSPTSKDLQQQRDRGSPIEVLVCPTRCIQAKQLVKDVARAIRNGVDPKLVNSGLGGAYYFKNSKGENAAIVKPNDEEPFAPNNPKGFTGRALGQPGLKRSVRVGETGFREVAAYLLDYDNFANVPPTVLVKISHPVFNVNEGVGSTNKKASVGDPRTVSKIASFQQFAPHDFDASDLGTSSFPVAAIHRIGILDIRIFNTDRHAGNLLVRKVTGADQFGNLTELIPIDHGLCLPECLEDPYFEWIHWPQASIPFSEDELEYIGKLDPVKDAEMLRMELPMIREACLRVLVLSTIFLKEGTLFGLCLAEIGEMMSREFNGMDDQPSQLEVVCMEARRLATEREECSTEHDSADEDVTQFELDCEDHEMPKTPPAYHFEFKGGSSRNPLSKLEEAIEEEEDDIQEEEESNAEKLACPKPVNKWLPNISKLSTSLSSVSLMDKSQRQVPAIPKGADSVKTSENNQVGNWRTANEQLPTSASFVKLADMGVDAWGLFLEKFQELLPGAFRAHKLGATGQRGRLRMGTSCQF, from the coding sequence ATGATTGCTACCGTGACACCTTTCTCGCACTCTAGCACAGTGTCATCTGCAGAATTTGAAAGGCGCAAGAGAGCAATTCCTTTGTTGTCTGCCATGTCTCGCAACTTGAAGAGCCCTGTCCAGACCCAGATGGGAGTTTCAGCCTTGAGCAGCTCGCTGATCGGTGATTACCCTGCCAAAACTAGAAGCGAGGGGAGGGCTGTTGGATGGAAACGTGTTTTTGTCCAGACTGACACTGGGTTTGTACTGCCTGTTCAACTAGATCGTGGTGACAGTGTACACACAGTCAAAAGAAAGCTGCAGGTGGCCCTCAATGTTCCCACTGAGGAGAGTTCTCTGACACTCGGTGATCATGTCCTCAAGAATGATCTCAGCAGCATCCGAAATGATTCCCCACTGCTCCTGACCAAGACCTTCATGCATCGGAGTTCCTCCAGCCCATGTCTATCTCCTACAAGCAAGGATCTCCAGCAGCAAAGGGATAGGGGCAGTCCAATTGAAGTTTTAGTATGTCCAACCCGCTGCATTCAGGCAAAGCAGCTTGTTAAGGATGTTGCTAGGGCCATAAGAAACGGTGTGGATCCAAAACTTGTCAATAGTGGGCTTGGTGGTGCCTACTATTTCAAGAACAGTAAAGGTGAGAATGCTGCCATTGTGAAGCCAAATGATGAGGAGCCATTTGCACCCAACAATCCAAAAGGTTTTACTGGGAGAGCCCTTGGGCAGCCAGGCCTCAAAAGATCAGTTCGAGTTGGTGAGACCGGTTTTAGAGAGGTTGCTGCATACCTTCTGGACTATGATAACTTTGCTAATGTCCCCCCGACAGTTCTTGTCAAGATTTCACATCCTGTATTTAATGTGAATGAAGGCGTCGGCTCTACCAACAAGAAGGCTTCTGTGGGTGATCCGCGAACTGTCAGTAAGATTGCCTCATTTCAGCAGTTCGCTCCTCATGATTTTGATGCTAGTGACCTTGGCACTTCAAGCTTCCCTGTAGCTGCTATTCACAGGATTGGTATTCTTGACATCCGAATCTTCAACACTGATAGACATGCTGGAAATCTTCTGGTAAGAAAGGTGACAGGAGCAGATCAATTTGGAAATCTGACTGAGCTGATTCCTATTGACCATGGTCTCTGCCTGCCAGAGTGTTTAGAGGATCCATATTTTGAATGGATTCACTGGCCGCAGGCGTCAATCCCATTCTCTGAGGATGAGCTTGAGTACATAGGGAAACTTGATCCAGTGAAAGATGCTGAGATGCTTCGCATGGAGCTGCCTATGATCAGGGAAGCGTGCCTCCGTGTGCTAGTCCTCTCAACCATATTTCTGAAAGAAGGCACATTATTTGGTCTTTGCCTTGCGGAGATTGGTGAGATGATGAGCAGGGAATTTAACGGGATGGATGATCAGCCAAGTCAGCTAGAGGTTGTCTGCATGGAGGCAAGGAGGCTAGCAACTGAACGAGAAGAATGTTCCACAGAACATGATTCTGCAGATGAAGATGTGACCCAATTTGAACTTGACTGTGAAGATCATGAAATGCCAAAAACACCACCAGCCTACCATTTTGAATTTAAGGGGGGAAGCTCCAGAAACCCGCTGTCTAAATTGGAAGAGGCcattgaagaagaggaagatgacatTCAGGAAGAGGAAGAAAGCAATGCAGAAAAGTTAGCTTGCCCCAAGCCTGTCAATAAGTGGCTTCCTAACATTTCCAAGCTATCAACCTCACTGAGCAGTGTCAGTCTCATGGACAAAAGCCAGCGTCAGGTGCCTGCTATTCCGAAGGGTGCGGATTCTGTGAAAACCTCTGAAAACAACCAAGTTGGTAACTGGAGGACCGCAAATGAACAGCTCCCAACAAGCGCAAGCTTTGTGAAGCTTGCCGACATGGGTGTGGATGCATGGGGCCTGTTCCTTGAGAAGTTCCAGGAGCTGCTCCCTGGCGCATTCCGCGCGCACAAGCTCGGCGCCACCGGGCAGAGGGGGAGGCTGAGGATGGGTActtcttgtcagttttga